In a single window of the Anaerocolumna cellulosilytica genome:
- the rpsR gene encoding 30S ribosomal protein S18, whose product MAFNKNDRNDRSDKGDSPMKRRTTRRRKKVCVFCADKNHTEIDYKDVNKLKRYVSERGKILPRRITGNCAKHQRALTVAVKRARHIALMPYTLD is encoded by the coding sequence ATGGCATTTAATAAAAATGACAGAAACGATAGAAGTGATAAAGGCGATTCTCCAATGAAGAGAAGAACCACTCGTAGAAGAAAGAAAGTTTGTGTATTTTGCGCAGACAAAAACCATACTGAAATTGATTATAAAGACGTGAACAAATTAAAGAGATATGTATCTGAAAGAGGTAAAATTCTTCCTAGAAGAATCACAGGAAACTGTGCAAAACATCAGAGAGCTCTTACAGTAGCTGTTAAGAGAGCAAGACACATCGCTTTAATGCCTTACACTTTAGATTAA
- a CDS encoding single-stranded DNA-binding protein has product MNKVILMGRLTRDPEVRYSQGENSMAIARYSLAVDRRFKRPGEPDADFINCVSFGKAAEFAEKYLKQGTKIAVTGRIQTGSYTNKDGVKVYTTDVVVEEQEFAESKAASGGDSGYQQTSRPAPSQAAGDGFMNIPDGLDEELPFN; this is encoded by the coding sequence ATGAACAAAGTCATTTTAATGGGTCGCTTAACAAGAGACCCGGAAGTCAGATATTCTCAAGGTGAGAATTCTATGGCAATTGCTAGATACTCATTGGCAGTTGACCGCAGATTTAAAAGACCCGGAGAACCGGATGCAGATTTTATCAACTGTGTATCATTTGGTAAGGCTGCTGAATTTGCGGAAAAATACTTAAAACAAGGGACTAAAATTGCTGTTACCGGACGTATCCAGACTGGTAGCTATACCAACAAGGATGGAGTTAAAGTATATACAACCGATGTAGTAGTGGAAGAACAGGAATTTGCTGAAAGTAAAGCAGCAAGCGGCGGTGATTCAGGCTACCAACAGACATCAAGGCCGGCTCCAAGCCAGGCTGCTGGTGACGGTTTTATGAATATACCGGACGGTTTAGATGAAGAACTTCCATTCAATTAA
- the rpsF gene encoding 30S ribosomal protein S6 — MNQYELALVVNAKIEDEARTTTVEAVKELIARFGGTVTNVDEWGKKRLAYEVQKMKEGFYYFIRFDADSTCPGEVEDRIRIMENVIRFLCIRRDA; from the coding sequence ATGAATCAATATGAATTAGCCTTAGTTGTAAATGCAAAAATCGAGGATGAAGCCAGAACAACAACTGTAGAAGCTGTAAAAGAGCTTATTGCAAGATTCGGCGGTACAGTTACTAATGTTGATGAATGGGGTAAGAAGAGATTAGCTTACGAAGTTCAGAAAATGAAAGAAGGTTTCTATTATTTCATCCGATTCGATGCTGATTCAACATGCCCAGGCGAAGTTGAAGATCGTATTCGCATAATGGAAAATGTAATCAGATTCTTATGCATTAGACGGGACGCATAA